The following DNA comes from Desulfobacterales bacterium.
GGCCATCGGCATCCATGGTGATGCAATAGCGAACATCTGCTTTTTGCAAAATATCGTATCCCAGCCGCAGCGCGGCACCACCGCCCCTGTTAATCAGATTTTTAACCACACACGCGCCACTGCTTTGGGCGATGGAAAACGTTTGATCATCACTGCCATCATCGACCACCAGCGTTCCGACATCCATGCCTTCAATTTGCTTCGGAATTCTGGGCAGCAAGATCTCTAAATTTTCCGCCTCATTATACGCCGGTATAAGGACCATAATCGGTTTGATATGCTCGGTAAGGTCTGCGCTTTTTTCGATTTCCCTGGATCCTAAAGAGCGGACGAGCCGATCGAATTGAAAATGAATATTATCAACCTTCAGTTTTGTAAAAAAAATGTAGAACAATAAGAAAATATTGCTGACAATCAACAGGGCAATTATTCTACCCCGATAAGCCTTATGCAATGCCAGAGCATCGCGAAGCACATTTAATATATCCGGGTTAATGGTCACGGCAATCAGGCTTATATTTAACAACATAAAAAATATAAAATTGAGCCGATTCCAGCGGTGCCCACGATAGACATAAAAGGTTACAAATAACCCTAAAATGCCGATGCTGCAGCCCAGTAATCTTAGTGTCGACATCTTCAAATTCCTAAATGATAACTACAAGTGTTGCTTCTGGCGTTACTTGGGAAATCTTTGAGCATCTTGATGGATCACTTATCATTAATTGTTAATTCCATTTCA
Coding sequences within:
- a CDS encoding DUF2304 family protein, which gives rise to MSTLRLLGCSIGILGLFVTFYVYRGHRWNRLNFIFFMLLNISLIAVTINPDILNVLRDALALHKAYRGRIIALLIVSNIFLLFYIFFTKLKVDNIHFQFDRLVRSLGSREIEKSADLTEHIKPIMVLIPAYNEAENLEILLPRIPKQIEGMDVGTLVVDDGSDDQTFSIAQSSGACVVKNLINRGGGAALRLGYDILQKADVRYCITMDADGQHLPEEITYLLSPIMEDQYDCVIGSRILGNRESASRLRIAGVYVFGRIITTLLGKKITDPSSGFRAFGMEAVSSIRLHEDQYHTSELIIEAVKQGLRIGEVPITILKRKFGKSKKGKDLIYGFHFARIILKTWWR